The following proteins are encoded in a genomic region of Musa acuminata AAA Group cultivar baxijiao chromosome BXJ2-11, Cavendish_Baxijiao_AAA, whole genome shotgun sequence:
- the LOC135626899 gene encoding short-chain dehydrogenase TIC 32 B, chloroplastic-like isoform X1: MGIFSLVTGLPGPSGFGSSSTAEQVTEGVDASNLTVIITGGASGIGAETARVFALRGAHVIIAARNMEAATDAKQLILKTTPSSRVDLLELDLSSLKSVRAFSDKFLSMDLPLNILINNAGVMFCPHQLSEDGTEMQFATNHIGHFQLTNLLLEKMKSTARKTGIEGRIVNLSSVAHIYTYEDGIRFSELNEKYGYSSKKAYGQSKLANILHANELSRRLQEEGANVTVNSVHPGLIMTNLMRHTLFLMRMLKMVSYILWKNVPQGAATTCYVALHPSVKGVSGKYFVDCNEAKPSSLAGDETLARRLWDFSEKLVKAKSCDRR, encoded by the exons ATGGGAATCTTCTCACTAGTGACAGGGTTACCAGGGCCAAGCGGCTTCGGATCGTCTTCCACAGCAGAGCAGGTGACCGAAGGCGTCGACGCATCCAACCTCACCGTCATCATCACGG GCGGTGCAAGCGGCATCGGCGCAGAGACCGCAAGAGTCTTCGCACTTCGCGGTGCCCATGTCATCATTGCAGCCAGGAACATGGAGGCTGCCACTGATGCGAAGCAGCTTATCCTAAAGACCACTCCATCTTCCAGGGTGGATCTCTTAGAGCTCGATCTCAGCTCACTGAAGTCTGTGCGTGCCTTCTCGGACAAGTTCCTCTCCATGGATCTTCCCCTCAACATCTTAAT AAACAATGCCGGCGTCATGTTCTGCCCTCACCAGCTCTCTGAGGATGGAACAGAGATGCAGTTCGCTACAAATCACATAG GCCACTTTCAGCTGACGAATCTTCTTCTTGAGAAGATGAAAAGCACTGCGAGGAAGACAGGAATCGAAGGTCGCATTGTGAACTTGTCGTCTGTGGCTCACATATACACCTATGAAGATGGAATTCGATTTAGTGAACTCAATGAAAAATATGG GTACTCCAGCAAGAAGGCATATGGGCAATCTAAGCTGGCCAACATATTACACGCGAATGAGCTGTCCAGGCGTCTACAG GAAGAGGGAGCAAATGTTACAGTCAACTCAGTTCATCCAGGACTCATCATGACGAACCTGATGAGGCACACCTTGTTCCTGATGA GGATGCTAAAGATGGTCTCATACATCCTGTGGAAGAACGTGCCGCAG GGAGCAGCTACGACTTGCTACGTTGCGCTACATCCGAGCGTGAAGGGCGTGTCGGGGAAGTACTTCGTCGACTGCAACGAGGCGAAGCCGAGCTCGTTGGCCGGAGACGAAACCCTGGCGAGGAGGCTGTGGGACTTCAGCGAGAAGCTGGTTAAAGCCAAAAGTTGTGACCGTCGGTGA
- the LOC135627170 gene encoding pentatricopeptide repeat-containing protein At1g08070, chloroplastic-like, translating into MRQLLQLHANLITSSPPPDAVDPNVVAVKLICAAAARSNPRHAALVFSALSAPNLVAWNSLLRALALHHLHPVALRHFRRLLAAGSPLPDEFTFTSVLKACAGLLSRSDGEMAHALVLTRGFESNLFVRNSLVDMYFKFGRPDDARRLFDEMITKDVVSWNTLVSGYCSCGDIAMARKVFDRMPERSMVSWSAMIAGHARSGDLGAAREVFDRANEKSVGCWNAMISGYAQNEKFSEAIALYRRMLQIPMAQPNEVTLVCVLSACAHLGALDLGRWIDGFIKRRAMGLSLFLGNALSDMYAKCGCVAEARSVFDKMAERDVVSWSIIITASAMHGHAEDAISGFHRMLESGVKPNDITFMGILSACTHGGLVDAGLCYFDMMTEEFEIIPKVEHYGCVVDLLSRAGRLDEAEDLINSMQVAPNVIVWGALLGGCRIYKDINRGERVVQHILELDPGHSGSYVYLANVYVSMGRLEDAAKFRLMMREKRVVKTPGCSWIEVDNMVHEFFMGDRSHPQSEKIYSMISTLSLRMKLAGYVPITSLVSQSIDEEEKENVLSMHSEKLAVAFGLISTKDGTTIRVVKNLRVCNDCHEAMKVISRIVSREIVLRDRSRFHHFKEGQCSCKDYW; encoded by the coding sequence ATGCGCCAGCTACTCCAACTCCACGCCAACCTCATCACCTCCTCTCCGCCCCCGGACGCCGTAGACCCCAACGTCGTCGCTGTCAAGCTCATCTGCGCCGCTGCCGCGCGCTCCAACCCCCGCCATGCCGCCCTCGTTTTCTCTGCTCTCTCCGCCCCCAACCTCGTCGCCTGGAACTCCCTCCTCCGGGCCCTTGCCCTCCACCACCTCCACCCCGTTGCCCTCCGCCATTTCCGTCGCCTCCTCGCCGCCGGCTCCCCCCTGCCCGACGAATTCACGTTCACCTCCGTCCTCAAGGCCTGCGCTGGCCTCCTTTCCAGGTCGGACGGGGAGATGGCCCACGCCCTCGTCCTGACGCGCGGCTTCGAATCCAACCTCTTCGTCCGCAACTCTCTCGTCGACATGTACTTTAAGTTCGGCCGGCCCGACGATGCACGACGCCTGTTCGATGAAATGATCACGAAGGACGTCGTTTCTTGGAACACTCTGGTCTCTGGGTATTGCTCTTGTGGTGACATCGCCATGGCGCGGAAGGTGTTTGATCGGATGCCTGAGAGGAGCATGGTCTCCTGGTCTGCGATGATTGCAGGCCATGCTCGGTCAGGCGACTTGGGCGCTGCTCGTGAGGTCTTTGATCGAGCAAATGAGAAGAGTGTTGGTTGCTGGAATGCCATGATCTCGGGGTACGCTCAGAACGAGAAGTTCTCAGAGGCCATTGCACTGTACCGCAGGATGCTGCAAATCCCGATGGCGCAGCCCAATGAAGTTACACTTGTGTGTGTTCTATCAGCCTGTGCCCACCTAGGTGCCCTTGATTTAGGAAGGTGGATCGATGGATTCATCAAGAGGAGAGCCATGGGATTGAGCCTCTTCTTGGGGAATGCACTATCGGACATGTATGCCAAGTGCGGGTGTGTAGCCGAGGCAAGATCAGTGTTCGACAAAATGGCAGAGAGGGATGTGGTGTCATGGAGCATAATCATCACTGCATCGGCCATGCATGGCCATGCCGAGGATGCAATATCTGGTTTCCACAGAATGTTAGAGAGTGGCGTGAAGCCAAATGACATCACATTCATGGGCATTTTATCTGCTTGCACTCATGGTGGCCTAGTGGATGCAGGGCTTTGTTATTTTGACATGATGACTGAGGAGTTTGAGATCATCCCAAAGGTTGAACACTATGGCTGTGTGGTGGATCTTCTCAGCCGTGCTGGAAGGCTTGATGAAGCTGAGGACTTGATAAATTCAATGCAGGTGGCACCCAATGTCATCGTCTGGGGTGCTCTGTTGGGTGGTTGCAGGATCTACAAGGACATAAACCGAGGGGAACGAGTAGTTCAACACATACTGGAGTTAGACCCTGGGCACTCGGGCAGCTATGTGTATCTAGCAAACGTGTATGTTTCGATGGGAAGGTTGGAAGATGCAGCGAAGTTTAGATTAATGATGCGAGAGAAGAGGGTGGTGAAGACACCTGGTTGCAGTTGGATTGAGGTAGACAACATGGTACATGAGTTCTTCATGGGCGATCGTTCGCATCCACAATCTGAAAAGATATATTCAATGATCAGTACATTGAGCTTAAGAATGAAGCTCGCAGGATATGTCCCCATCACATCCTTGGTTTCACAAAGCATAGatgaggaggaaaaggagaatGTGCTGTCGATGCACAGCGAGAAGTTAGCTGTAGCTTTTGGGCTCATCAGCACAAAGGATGGTACCACAATTCGAGTTGTGAAGAATTTGCGGGTTTGTAATGATTGCCATGAAGCCATGAAGGTCATCTCAAGAATTGTCTCACGGGAGATTGTTCTGCGTGATCGAAGTCGGTTCCACCATTTCAAGGAGGGTCAATGTTCTTGTAAAGACTACTGGTAG
- the LOC135626898 gene encoding uncharacterized protein LOC135626898 yields the protein MGESLLTALSMDHHHHHHHHHPSTLLSMDPSGVSQPSLAAASAHDDYDHELLGQQRPQITLSGPPDINLPLAGDRSPPQQSWNPVSCDMLDVRLGTQVYDADTALNLPKVGIIPAGGRKCAKRGDSIWGAWFFFNFYFKPVLSEKFKGKIIHDANGFSGFDKSDLCPDVFLVQHDMENMYMWVFKERPENALGKMQLRSYMNGHSRLGEPQFPFSVDKGFARSHRMQRKQYRGLSNPQCVHGIEVVWSPNLSMVSEADCKKWVDLLGRDLNFSIPPEASDFGSWRNLPSTDFELERPPPPLKNISHLNSRKLLNGTGLNLSTQPSHAGGDCMDLSPKCSKRRKDFFPHGTDEDCCLSNNSYCQDMEIRPAEPSWVNEFTGVMRHACGPVTAAKTIYEDEEGYLIMVSLPFSDQQKVKVSWKNNLTHGIVKISCVSTARMPYIKRHDRTFKLTDPSPEHCPPGEFVREIPLATRIPEDANLEAYYDETGTVLEIMIPKHRVGSEEHEVHVCMRPPHLGSNELLLS from the coding sequence ATGGGGGAGTCCCTTCTTACTGCTCTCTCCATggaccatcaccaccaccaccaccaccaccacccctcGACCCTTCTGTCCATGGACCCCAGCGGCGTTTCTCAGCCGTCACTCGCTGCAGCTTCCGCCCATGACGACTACGACCATGAGCTTCTGGGCCAGCAGCGCCCGCAGATCACCCTCTCCGGCCCTCCTGACATCAATCTTCCACTCGCCGGTGACCGCTCCCCTCCCCAACAGTCGTGGAACCCTGTCTCCTGCGACATGCTGGATGTCCGCCTCGGAACCCAGGTGTATGACGCTGACACCGCGCTCAACCTCCCCAAGGTTGGGATCATTCCTGCCGGGGGGCGCAAGTGCGCCAAGCGAGGGGATAGCATTTGGGGTGCATGGTtcttcttcaatttctatttcaaGCCTGTGCTCTCTGAGAAGTTCAAGGGCAAGATCATCCATGATGCAAATGGCTTCTCGGGTTTCGATAAGTCCGACCTGTGTCCTGATGTGTTCCTTGTTCAGCATGACATGGAGAATATGTACATGTGGGTGTTCAAGGAGCGACCGGAGAATGCACTTGGAAAGATGCAGCTGCGGAGCTACATGAACGGGCACTCGCGTCTTGGGGAGCCTCAGTTCCCATTCAGCGTCGACAAGGGCTTTGCAAGGTCACATCGGATGCAGCGCAAGCAGTATAGGGGGCTGTCAAATCCACAGTGTGTCCATGGAATTGAGGTCGTGTGGTCACCAAACCTTTCTATGGTTTCCGAGGCGGATTGCAAGAAGTGGGTGGATCTTCTTGGGAGGGACCTGAATTTCTCGATTCCACCGGAGGCTAGTGATTTTGGGTCATGGAGAAATCTTCCGAGCACTGATTTTGAGCTTGAAAGGCCACCACCTCCTTTAAAGAATATTTCTCACCTTAATTCGAGGAAATTGCTTAATGGCACAGGCCTTAATCTGTCAACACAACCATCTCATGCAGGTGGAGATTGTATGGACCTTTCACCAAAATGCAGCAAACGCAGGAAGGATTTTTTCCCCCACGGGACAGATGAGGACTGCTGCTTGAGTAACAACTCATACTGCCAAGATATGGAAATTCGCCCTGCTGAACCGTCATGGGTAAATGAGTTTACGGGTGTTATGAGGCATGCGTGTGGACCGGTGACTGCTGCGAAGACAATATATGAGGATGAAGAAGGGTATTTGATCATGGTTAGCTTGCCTTTCTCTGACCAGCAGAAGGTGAAAGTCTCTTGGAAAAACAATCTTACTCATGGAATAGTAAAGATATCATGTGTCAGTACTGCTCGGATGCCTTACATAAAAAGGCATGATAGAACCTTCAAGCTGACAGATCCTTCCCCGGAACATTGTCCTCCAGGGGAATTTGTGAGGGAAATACCTCTTGCTACACGAATTCCTGAAGATGCCAATCTGGAAGCATACTACGATGAGACGGGAACTGTTTTGGAGATTATGATCCCTAAACATCGAGTTGGATCTGAGGAACATGAAGTTCATGTGTGCATGCGCCCTCCTCATCTTGGATCCAATGAACTTTTGTTATCTTGA
- the LOC135626899 gene encoding short-chain dehydrogenase TIC 32 B, chloroplastic-like isoform X2 has translation MGIFSLVTGLPGPSGFGSSSTAEQVTEGVDASNLTVIITGGASGIGAETARVFALRGAHVIIAARNMEAATDAKQLILKTTPSSRVDLLELDLSSLKSVRAFSDKFLSMDLPLNILINNAGVMFCPHQLSEDGTEMQFATNHIGHFQLTNLLLEKMKSTARKTGIEGRIVNLSSVAHIYTYEDGIRFSELNEKYGKKAYGQSKLANILHANELSRRLQEEGANVTVNSVHPGLIMTNLMRHTLFLMRMLKMVSYILWKNVPQGAATTCYVALHPSVKGVSGKYFVDCNEAKPSSLAGDETLARRLWDFSEKLVKAKSCDRR, from the exons ATGGGAATCTTCTCACTAGTGACAGGGTTACCAGGGCCAAGCGGCTTCGGATCGTCTTCCACAGCAGAGCAGGTGACCGAAGGCGTCGACGCATCCAACCTCACCGTCATCATCACGG GCGGTGCAAGCGGCATCGGCGCAGAGACCGCAAGAGTCTTCGCACTTCGCGGTGCCCATGTCATCATTGCAGCCAGGAACATGGAGGCTGCCACTGATGCGAAGCAGCTTATCCTAAAGACCACTCCATCTTCCAGGGTGGATCTCTTAGAGCTCGATCTCAGCTCACTGAAGTCTGTGCGTGCCTTCTCGGACAAGTTCCTCTCCATGGATCTTCCCCTCAACATCTTAAT AAACAATGCCGGCGTCATGTTCTGCCCTCACCAGCTCTCTGAGGATGGAACAGAGATGCAGTTCGCTACAAATCACATAG GCCACTTTCAGCTGACGAATCTTCTTCTTGAGAAGATGAAAAGCACTGCGAGGAAGACAGGAATCGAAGGTCGCATTGTGAACTTGTCGTCTGTGGCTCACATATACACCTATGAAGATGGAATTCGATTTAGTGAACTCAATGAAAAATATGG CAAGAAGGCATATGGGCAATCTAAGCTGGCCAACATATTACACGCGAATGAGCTGTCCAGGCGTCTACAG GAAGAGGGAGCAAATGTTACAGTCAACTCAGTTCATCCAGGACTCATCATGACGAACCTGATGAGGCACACCTTGTTCCTGATGA GGATGCTAAAGATGGTCTCATACATCCTGTGGAAGAACGTGCCGCAG GGAGCAGCTACGACTTGCTACGTTGCGCTACATCCGAGCGTGAAGGGCGTGTCGGGGAAGTACTTCGTCGACTGCAACGAGGCGAAGCCGAGCTCGTTGGCCGGAGACGAAACCCTGGCGAGGAGGCTGTGGGACTTCAGCGAGAAGCTGGTTAAAGCCAAAAGTTGTGACCGTCGGTGA
- the LOC135626900 gene encoding uncharacterized protein LOC135626900: MDSVCNADTPLGDTSCGLYVYGLSHGKSNVENKECVCWNKEETAKLTLQGTPSDPFISENDVLTVQEADVAPSLVLPVGDLQAQLSDNATSDEKVLEAKHLETYQELHHFATSDVKKQKALTKSATFPSSVEVDPVDLSIDGGCGMPCSAFQQECSSASNNPTYARSVSLPAPSKLISAVKGSRAKNGSPSNVQLRVKWAPEVYDPPCTTVSHTVKKSHHQRPRAKKKDGNKHKHKGKSARGTNTERRSTNRSSAGNMAESVDMRSQSTGDMSPPNGYDNSSMEVLKYAVSKQDSKCGNTFLREALTKVHVSMAEAT, encoded by the exons ATGGACAGTGTCTGTAATGCTGATACACCTCTTGGAGATACTAGTTGTGGCTTATATGTCTATGGCCTTAGCCACGGGAAATCAAATGTAGAAAACAAAGAGTGTGTTTGCTGGAATAAAGAAGAAACTGCTAAGCTTACATTGCAGGGGACCCCGAGTGATCCTTTTATTAGCGAAAATGATGTGTTAACAGTTCAAGAGGCTGATGTTGCTCCTTCTTTGGTTCTGCCTGTCGGTGATCTTCAAGCACAGTTATCTGATAATGCAACCTCAGATGAGAAAGTACTCGAAGCAAAGCATCTTGAGACTTACCAAGAGTTACATCATTTTGCTACGTCGGATGTGAAGAAACAGAAAGCCTTGACTAAATCTGCAACATTTCCTTCCTCAGTGGAGGTGGACCCTGTTGATCTCTCTATAGATGGTGGTTGTGGGATGCCGTGCAGTGCTTTTCAACAAGAGTGTTCTTCTGCATCTAATAATCCTACATATGCACGTTCAGTTTCTCTCCCT GCTCCTTCAAAACTCATTTCTGCCGTAAAGGGAAGCCGTGCGAAGAATGGATCACCTTCGAATGTGCAGTTACGTGTAAAATGGGCCCCCGAGGTTTATGATCCACCGTGCACGACAGTGTCGCACACTGTAAAGAAGAGCCATCACCAACGCCCCCGAGCAAAGAAAAAAGATGGCAATAAACACAAGCACAAGGGCAAATCGGCACGGGGAACCAATACCGAGAGGAGGAGTACAAACAGGAGCAGCGCAGGCAATATGGCTGAATCTGTGGATATGAG GTCACAAAGCACTGGGGATATGTCCCCGCCGAATGGATACGACAATTCCAGCATGGAAGTCTTGAAGTATGCAGTCAGTAAGCAAGATTCCAAGTGCGGGAACACCTTCTTGAGGGAGGCGCTTACTAAAGTGCATGTATCTATGGCGGAGGCTACGTGA